ttgatGTTGTAAAAGATAATTCTTCTCATTACATTTCCCATTTTCCAAacacttttaataaaataatgagaaaaccacaaaataaaatatgtcttgatacttttctatatataaaaataaaaatgttaataaaaaaatgttattattcttttattattatatttaaaatttttacttatttcgtttttataaaaaaaaataataataaacagattttatacataaatacATTATATCACAAAATATTCTTCCAACATTTgcctttaaaaattatatttttataatttctgTTACTAAGgtataaagaataaaaatgctttaaaatatgtaataaataataatatattaactctattttaataattattatttaaactaCAAATTATGATTAAAGATTGttcattttttcatttttacatgtatatatataatattggtaattagatttatatatatatatcatattataaaaaaaaatagaactTAATAAGAATTACTCCAAAGAACTATTCGttgaagttatttttataataatgtataaaaataaaagtcaTTAGTAGTAGAAACAGTATAAATAtggtttttaaaaaaaaaaagtactttagtttaaaagtatattttctTCTTCCAACCATAATATAGTTAGAGATATAAGggaacattttataatattttaaaaaattatataatataaaagaatatattatttgtttcatctacttttttttttcttcaaaaatattataaaaaaaaaaagaaaaaagaatattaatagtgagtaaaacataaaaatacaCCGATGATACTGCGCAATCGAttgatttttaaactttcatgatttacaaataattcaattgaaggatgatttttataaagtttacCAAAAAAGATATGTAATAGTGATAGGAggatgaaaataaaattgcatctactctttttcttttgttggtttaactattatatatttgttaaatagtTTTAACAAGGCTACGCTTTGCTAAGCGTTCTTGTATTTAATACCTTtcaatgttttttaattttgggccaattgtttttttggaaaaaaattttttgataatttaaaattatttttgttcaTTTTCGGGCCGAAATACTGATATacgtatatatatatatatattttttttttaaatagtgattttattttatcattttctatCTATGgataaaattacattttaaaaaaaaattattttaatattattttcagagaATTATATTCAATTCTATATTAGGGAATCaatgaaattattatcattcaataggtatttttttaatacctgaaaatgtctttttttttttatcttaaccAAATTTTCTATGACCTTGGAGTCACATTTTAGTGGagataaaacttttaaaaggaaaaaaaaaaattcatcttttataatcagcgcaatttttttttgctccaagaaaaactttttaaatattcaaaaatcgaaaaaaattttattagctCAAATTTCGcctatatattattatattaaggATAAGTATTGAAAgcaaaataaacaaaattgtatataaattCGACAAAAAACAGAAGTACACATTTTAACACAATCAAAAAATGGTAATAGTCATGCTACAATaagatacattaaaaatttggaGTTGTTTAGTTTAATTCTCATCAATATtgagaaaaaatttaacattttgaTGTTATCCAATTTATGAGGTTCCAAGAATCAAAGCAACAATCATACCGTAAAGTCCCAAAacctaaaattttaatattattatatatttttttacttattaatAACTTACTTCAGAGAAAATAAGAATGAGAATCATACCAACAAAGAGTCTTGGTTGTTGTGCAGTTCCTCTGACACCAGCATCTCCAACAATACCAATAGCATAGCCAGCACCAAGTCCGCAAAGACCACATGTAAGTCCAGCAGCAAGATGAGCGAATCCACTGTTTAAGTCATACCCTGCAGAGGAAGCCTTTACTTTTCCTTTCAATACCATAGCTACGACAAGTCCATAAATACCAATAATACCAGCCATAATAACTGGAATGACAGATTTCATGATAAGTTCTGGACGCATAACTCCCATGGAGCAAATACCAACAGCAGACTTGGCTGTTCCATAAGCAGCTCCCAAAACAGTGAAGATTTGAGCAGAAGCAGCTCCCATATATCCGAAGAATGGAGCATAAGCTGGGCTTTCAGCGGTTTTAAGATCGTAAGACATGACTGTTggttaaaactaaaaaaatataaaaatcttcgattattggtaaaataattaataaaataagttaaGATATAAAACCGAAAATTAACGGTAGATGTTGGAATAAAATTTCTCGTACCATTCtctgttaaaaattttttttttttttttaattaatagtcgcgtaaaaaaatgtttaacaacaaaataaatttaatgttgGTTTGTAATAGCGTGCTGTGATACAAATTGTAATTCTATGTAACCCTCTCTGTATACTACTAATATAATACAATGTAAATGTTCTTATTGGGgggagaaaaaaaaagaagtaataAACCTTGCagaaataatgaaaatacatataaaattatgactctcataatatttatgtaGCTCCCAAAATTAAAGCAACAATCATTCCATAAAGTCCAAGGACTTCAGCAAAAATAAGAATCAAAATCATGCCAACAAAAAGTCTTGGTTGTTGTGAAAGTCCTCTAACTCCAGCATCACCTGCAATACCAATAGCATATCCAGCACCAAGACCACAAAGTCCACATACAAGTCCACCAGCAAATTGTGAAAAAGCTGCATTGACTGTATAATCTTTACCACCAGGACCAATTCTACCAGAAATAATAACGGCCACAACAAGACCATAAATAGCTACAATACCTGCCATAACAACAGGAATAATTGCTTTCATAACGAGATCAGGCCTGGCAACTGACATAGAAGCAATGCCTGTACCAGATTTAGCTGTACCATATGCAGAACCAGCAGCTGTAAATATCATAGCAGCAGTTACCCCAAGTGATCCAAAGAATGGAGCATACATAGCTTGCTCAGCTGCAATTAGCTGAGGATCCACTGTTGAAGCCATGACTTTGAACTTCTAATTTATAACTACAGATAAaggaatatttattaatatatatgtgatcgttagatatttatttatgtacAGTCATATAGGGAGATTTTACTCCAATCTATTTCACAATAAGATTTCAGtgaaagttttataaatactttttttttactttaaactactaaaattatttattaaaataaatttaaaaaaaatgttatatccTTTTTTAGCTTATCTTATTAATATACTTgtaatatacatttttaataacttatttaaaaataaaaattttttgttagttaaaaaaaaagattattgaaaatatatgttGTATGTTTAAAACTTTCACTTTTTTTGAGAAATGAATTgtagtaaaataaaagaaatatttccTACATGACTGGAGAATGATAAACGAGAATGTATATTACTTTAGGTAGGAAGGgtagaatatatatattaatataaaaacattttttttctgatTAGTTTCAGCATACACaaatgaattattatatatgaaaCCATATATATGTGTTTCCAAAAATACTTTTTCCTTAGTAGAAATActtttgattaaataaatactaaattaatatatatatattttttttaaataaaaattatagatgTACTATAAATAgagaatattattatcaagtgaggatttaataatacaagttttagtataaataaaaggaTAGTAGTAGtttgtatatatttgatttaagtttatttaaaaagtcaTATGATGAATccataaaataatgaaattaatatactctaaaaataatgatatgcTAAGATGGGTAGGGTATAGAGATTAATCAAAAATCGGTGAACTAATACGTGAACAGTTCATACTAAAGATCGAGTTAgaagttttatataaaaatatcaaatggAGAAGTTGGTCTTAGGGAAGCATGATTTTGTCGACACTAACTACACAAACGACCACTTATCGTTCATTTGTCTCTTGGTGTTGGCGACCGAAAACCGAAGAACAACTATCTAgataatgatgatgatgtCGGTGTGTAATGGAAAGAGAGAAATTAACGTATAGAAGAAAAACGGTATTacaaatttatcattatattatttaaacataCCAAATATATCGGAATGTAgcgataaaattaaaagttataggagcgaatatatttatatagatatatatatatatttttatactatccATAGAAAGAAAGTATATGTATAGAGTTAGAATAGGCGATGATTATAGAGAAAAGAATAGTAGtggtaaattatatttatattttacttatcatgataaaattatcaaataatattaatatcttaaaatttactcaaatattttatatatacatatatttttttttgatattttttcgATACGAACAGTAGtattgattattattattttcttataatgaatatataaattatttaaagaattataaaTAGTTTGAAGAACAGTATTTTACATGTATATGATGTTAGGTTTGGTAAGTATAGAGAAGCCAAAAATGTAAtaacatattatatatgCCGCTTATGCGATAAAAAGTTTTgcgataatttttattatatataggTCATTTTAAGTATTGTAGtctatttgtaatattttatagtaaaatagTAATATGATGGATAATGATAAGGAATatgattaataaatgttgataaaaaaaacttaattaATCATTagtaaatgataaaaaaaaaagtatagtattaaaatgtaatatattttatttgaagttaaatctgttaaaattaaatgaaataatattaacataatattaatattatggTAGATATTTGTGTAAAAACAGTTTAAATATTCgtaatttatagaaaaaaaaagtatttgtaTAGTTTTATACATAACAAATAGGTAAAAAAACTacacttttttatataaaaaaaaagttaaatagaaaagtttattttaacttatctatcaaataatattgggtaatatttaaatgacaATAGAAAAATAGATAACGATTAACAATAAACCGAtagtattaaattaaataaatgttattctattattaaaagattaaaagcattttatataaaaatttttcaataaaataatataattatatttatcaattaaaaagaaattatttttttaataacataacaattaaatgataaagaaaatattattgtattttaaaattttatatgtacttgtgataaaaaaaaaaaataaaaacaaagagatgtataattttaatatatgaaaCAATAAAATGACAAATCTTTCCATGTATACTTCTTTCTCTATCTATACATTTTAggtgtttaattttattgaaaatcaatgatttatttaaccctttaaatatttcttttaatggcacaaactatataaaattactaaaatatatagtgAAGACATATTAGTTTTAccattaaattatcaaataaaataaaaaaaatattgttaatataatattttaaattaatataaaaaaaagaagttctattgcattaaaaatatatatatgtataaaaatttttatatatatataaataatatatatttttatgttaaaatatttaaaaaaaaaatatttttgttgacTATTGTATGTTAGgagttttatatataaaaatatatatatatatatatatatttgtggttatatttacaaatatgAATTAAGAGAGGGTGCTCTccatcaaaaaaattattgataatcCTTTTCTTATGTGTTCAATGGCACCggaatatattattataaaaagaaaattatattacttataaaataaaaaaaaaataacaaatatttttttttcattctaTAAAATCTTCTTTTGTCTGAATTTCCATACTTCTTCTTGGATCTAAAAATTGATACGTACCATCATGTGGATGATCATTTACAATTGGTAGTGTTGAACTGGAACCATCATCAGAAATGGTTGTTTTAGTATTTTTACTTGGAGACATTGGAGAAAGAGAACTTTTTAAAGGTGATACATTTTTTCCTAATGTATTTATATCACCATATATAGGTATtggtttaattttatttaaatgaattgATGATGGTGTAGTTGGCCTAGATATTGTATAAATTGGTGGAATAGCATATGGTGAAGAATAAATGGCATCTTCATGAATTTGTGACATATGATATTCTGTTGGTGGGACAACATATACTGGTTCAGGAGAtcttattatatttgaatGGTCTGGATTAACAGTATACTCTCCTTTTCTTTCTTTATGCTTATCAGTAAAACAACAACATGTTTTAGAAAGGCATAATGATAGTAGAAGTgctaatattataaaaaataaaagaagtgCAATTAAAAATCCAATAATCATAGGAGTATTTTCTGATTTTTTTACTTCTTCTACATCATTTCCATTGGCAATATTCATGGATTGAAGAACTGCTTGAAGAGCAATACCATGTTCAGGGAGGACACCTTTTGTGGCAAAATCAtgaattttattcaaatccGATTGATTTAAAACTGTAAATTTACCTTCTCCACTATAGACAgctaactaaaaaaaaaattataattatatttttaaaaaaaaaaggtataatttttcattgtCAAATAACCTtcaaaaaagattttaatgacaaatataaataaggtaaataaattatcctaattttaatataataattactcaaaataacttaaaaaaaaagaagatttttttttgaatgaaACATCCTTAGATTAAATATTGTAACTGTCATTATACTATCTTTAATTATCTCaaggattttttttttcattctaATTATATCTTTTGATACTATTTTGAAGGGTAAAAATCAACTTACTTGATTGTTATCTCTTGTAAAAAGAATAACAATGCCATTGTCACATTCATTATTTCCTAACATTTCcttatcaaatatttcttttgcAGCTTCTTTAAATACTTTTCCAGTTCTATTAATTTTGTCATGTGTAGTAACTTGTAATAAaccaataaatttatcactTCCCAATTGCCCACGAGATGAACATCCAAGTGCACAAGGACATTTTACATTTAACTGTAATTCTCTTAAAAGTGCCTCAAGTTTAGCAATAGTatctaattttaatgaatgaTCTGGATCACAGACAAATTTAGTTTTACCAAAACCCATTGCTTCCCTACAAACTTCATAatcttcaaaaatatttgtaaatctACCATCTTCCTCTccattgtttatttttacaagataaaccttaaaaaaaaatataataataattataaaataaaatttattttattaaatatatttatatattattttcgttatctatttttatttattaaataaaa
This Strongyloides ratti genome assembly S_ratti_ED321, chromosome : 2 DNA region includes the following protein-coding sequences:
- a CDS encoding V-type proton ATPase 16 kDa proteolipid subunit; amino-acid sequence: MASTVDPQLIAAEQAMYAPFFGSLGVTAAMIFTAAGSAYGTAKSGTGIASMSVARPDLVMKAIIPVVMAGIVAIYGLVVAVIISGRIGPGGKDYTVNAAFSQFAGGLVCGLCGLGAGYAIGIAGDAGVRGLSQQPRLFVGMILILIFAEVLGLYGMIVALILGAT
- a CDS encoding TPM domain-containing protein is translated as MSLPKKVIFLSFIFFLVYLVKINNGEEDGRFTNIFEDYEVCREAMGFGKTKFVCDPDHSLKLDTIAKLEALLRELQLNVKCPCALGCSSRGQLGSDKFIGLLQVTTHDKINRTGKVFKEAAKEIFDKEMLGNNECDNGIVILFTRDNNQLAVYSGEGKFTVLNQSDLNKIHDFATKGVLPEHGIALQAVLQSMNIANGNDVEEVKKSENTPMIIGFLIALLLFFIILALLLSLCLSKTCCCFTDKHKERKGEYTVNPDHSNIIRSPEPVYVVPPTEYHMSQIHEDAIYSSPYAIPPIYTISRPTTPSSIHLNKIKPIPIYGDINTLGKNVSPLKSSLSPMSPSKNTKTTISDDGSSSTLPIVNDHPHDGTYQFLDPRRSMEIQTKEDFIE
- a CDS encoding V-type proton ATPase 16 kDa proteolipid subunit, translated to MSYDLKTAESPAYAPFFGYMGAASAQIFTVLGAAYGTAKSAVGICSMGVMRPELIMKSVIPVIMAGIIGIYGLVVAMVLKGKVKASSAGYDLNSGFAHLAAGLTCGLCGLGAGYAIGIVGDAGVRGTAQQPRLFVGMILILIFSEVLGLYGMIVALILGTS